AACAAAACCAGCCTCATCAAACTCGGCTTTTGTCTTTTCATAAACTGCAGGATTTACCAGAACAAATACAACAGGATTTCTGCTGTAAACATATTTCTTCAGATACTCATCAATATCTTTCTTTTCAATTGTTTTAAAATTTTCTGAGCGATTCAGATAATAATCACTTGTAGCATAAGCCCAGTAATAAGAAAGTGTTGAAATAAGAGAATCTGCAGTTTCTGTTTCCCATGCCTGATTATCTTTTAGAGTCTGAAGCAGAAGCTCTCGTTTTTCCTTAGTTTCAAGAGATTTGTCTTTTTCAATTGCAGGAAAAGCTTTTTTAGTTACAGTCTCATAATAATCTTTTGCACGCTGAGGCATATTTTTTTCAGGATTATTAGCCATAGCATTAAAAGTCATAATACCATGATGGCGATATACCTGATATCCACCCCAGATATATGAGCTGTCCGGAATCTGAAGTTTTTTATTCTTCATAATAGTTTTTGTATAAGCACCATTAGGATCACGCATTATCTGAGAAAGAGTCTCACCTACAGCGACATCCTTTATATCAAAATCAGAATCAGTTCCATGAATGGCAATTTGAATCTGTGCAAGCTGAGGAGAAATTTCATTATGAGGAATTACACAATATAAAGGAGCATCCAAAGGATTTGCAGCATAAGGTTCACCAGCCTCTGCCCATGGATCAGGTCCTCTATTCCAATTTCCATACACCTTCTTTACAAGTTCATAAGCTTCATCAGGATTTACATCACCACCAACAAAAACTGCTGCATTATTTGGAATGTAGTATTTATTCTGAAT
The Treponema bryantii DNA segment above includes these coding regions:
- a CDS encoding pitrilysin family protein, whose translation is MKTRFKKKSALVVLIIFSILQLFAEETSIEHLYYYKLENGLSVFVAENHSAPLVNIEIAVRAGSIAQTKENAGLFHLYEHMMFKGNSKYANSQAMQTALNNMGVSDWNGITSVDRVNYFITVPVDQFENGLEFWSYAIREPLMDPKEFEDEKKVVISEIQGYYSQPSEQIFYFSVKSLFPEAPWTFDPCGPVENIQNATVEQLREIQNKYYIPNNAAVFVGGDVNPDEAYELVKKVYGNWNRGPDPWAEAGEPYAANPLDAPLYCVIPHNEISPQLAQIQIAIHGTDSDFDIKDVAVGETLSQIMRDPNGAYTKTIMKNKKLQIPDSSYIWGGYQVYRHHGIMTFNAMANNPEKNMPQRAKDYYETVTKKAFPAIEKDKSLETKEKRELLLQTLKDNQAWETETADSLISTLSYYWAYATSDYYLNRSENFKTIEKKDIDEYLKKYVYSRNPVVFVLVNPAVYEKTKAEFDEAGFVQITAENAFWWSK